The Pyrus communis chromosome 9, drPyrComm1.1, whole genome shotgun sequence genome has a segment encoding these proteins:
- the LOC137744595 gene encoding uncharacterized protein produces MLSPQVLVLPDFTQPFIIESDAYGFGIGDVLQQNGYVGFLKSYKRLSRSFYWIGMKKDIKEFIANCATCQQQKYETLVFAGLIQPLPIPSRVWMDIYMDFIIGLPPCKVYEAGTTKLDMVDRCLQERNRVLSLLKVNLLAAQNRITVQANKHRTERVFQVGDLVYLRLVLYQQLSLASHPFHKLQPRFYGPFEVLAEVGSMAYKLKLPANLKLYPVFHVFCLKKHIGDHIQPTIQLPVITDKGILQDVLVAMLERMMVKKYTTTATEVLVQWQNHAPADATWEDYADLKSKFSIWLNCDVSIPSMHYLKCCHFF; encoded by the exons ATGCTTTCTCCACAGGTATTGGTTCTCCCTGATTTTACACAGCCTTTTATCATTGAGAGTGATGCCTATGGGTTTGGAATTGGTGATGTGTTACAACAAAATG GCTATGTTGGGTTTCTTAAATCCTATAAAAGACTCTCTCGGTCTTTCTATTGGATTGGTATGAAGAAGGATATTAAGGAGTTTATAGCAAATTGTGCCACTTGTCAACAACAGAAATATGAGACCTTGGTTTTTGCTGGATTAATTCAACCTCTGCCTATTCCTTCTAGAGTTTGGATGGACATTTATATGGACTTTATCATTGGGTTACCTCCTTGCAAAG TTTATGAAGCTGGCACTACAAAGCTTGACATGGTTGATAGGTGTTTACAAGAAAGAAACCGAGTCTTATCTCTTTTGAAGGTAAATCTGTTGGCTGCTCAAAATCGGATAACTGTTCAAGCTAACAAGCACAGAACTGAAAGGGTTTTTCAAGTGGGTGACTTGGTGTACTTAAGATTGGTTCTATATCAGCAATTGTCTTTGGCTTCACATCCATTTCACAAGCTTCAGCCTCGATTTTATGGCCCATTCGAAGTGTTGGCTGAGGTGGGGTCCATGGCCTATAAACTCAAATTGCCAGCCAATTTGAAATTATACCCAGTCTTCCATGTCTTTTGCCTTAAAAAACATATAGGTGATCACATTCAACCTACAATTCAATTACCAGTCATAACTGATAAGGGGATACTCCAAGACGTTCTAGTGGCAATGTTGGAGCGAATGATGGTCAAGAAATACACTACTACAGCAACTGAAGTTCTAGTCCAGTGGCAAAACCATGCTCCAGCAGATGCAACTTGGGAAGATTATGCAGATTTGAAGTCCAAATTTTCGATCTGGCTCAATTGTGATGTTTCCATTCCATCAATGCATTATCTTAAGTGTTGTCATTTCTTTTGA
- the LOC137744596 gene encoding PAN domain-containing protein At5g03700-like, which translates to METFTNSVTRLSSPQLLFLTLVLLYVTSPPCAASAQAELSRGFKATPDPSIQTFQPVLTDPTGNFSLGFLRVNKTQLALALLHVPSSDPVWLANPAQLARWSDRTTLLFNGSLVLSDPQSKVFWSTHSEIGDRLAVLDTSNVQIQTTQDTVLWQNFDFPTNTLVENQNFTSTMKLVSSNGLYSMRLGNNFMGLFAKFKPGSNADQMYWKRKAMEAKAKVVEGKGPIYARVDPDGFIGMYQTGNPTPVDIQAFMTFPRLINGLRKVRLEADGNLKAYYWDGSNWALDFQAIAATCELPSPCGSFGLCGAGNGSCSCLNNQTEFHSGECFPVQTGDFCGSGWRENKSFRVLRRNGVELPYKELMEYKMMSSYGECERTCERNCSCWGAVYNNGSGFCYLMDYPIQSLVGVGDESKMGYFKVREGAGRNKINVGVGVGIGVVCVALLIFVGVVGVWRFRVWRRKRGGGGKRFMGQDGGASPGPYKDLGSASFRSIEMGGQNG; encoded by the coding sequence ATGGAAACGTTCACCAACTCAGTCACTCGTCTAAGTTCACCTCAGCTTCTTTTTCTCACACTTGTATTACTCTACGTCACATCACCACCTTGCGCCGCCTCTGCCCAAGCGGAGCTTTCCAGAGGCTTCAAAGCCACTCCGGACCCTTCAATCCAAACCTTCCAACCTGTGCTCACTGACCCAACCGGCAACTTTTCACTGGGTTTCCTCCGAGTCAACAAAACCCAACTCGCTCTGGCCCTCCTCCACGTGCCATCCTCCGACCCTGTCTGGCTCGCTAACCCTGCCCAACTCGCCCGCTGGTCCGACCGCACGACCCTCCTCTTCAACGGTAGCCTAGTCCTCTCAGATCCCCAGTCGAAGGTATTCTGGTCAACTCACTCCGAAATCGGCGACCGGCTTGCAGTCCTCGACACCTCTAACGTCCAAATCCAAACGACCCAGGACACCGTTCTATGGCAGAATTTTGACTTTCCAACAAATACCCTCGTCGAGAATCAGAATTTCACATCGACTATGAAGCTTGTCTCATCGAACGGCCTATACTCAATGCGATTGGGGAACAATTTCATGGGTCTGTTCGCCAAGTTCAAACCGGGTTCAAATGCAGACCAAATGTACTGGAAACGCAAAGCGATGGAAGCCAAGGCCAAAGTCGTCGAAGGAAAAGGACCTATTTACGCCCGTGTTGATCCGGACGGGTTCATCGGAATGTACCAAACCGGGAACCCAACTCCGGTCGACATCCAAGCGTTCATGACCTTTCCAAGGCTAATCAACGGCCTCCGTAAGGTCAGGTTGGAAGCGGACGGAAACCTCAAGGCGTATTACTGGGACGGTTCCAACTGGGCTTTGGATTTCCAGGCGATTGCCGCCACGTGCGAGCTTCCCAGTCCATGCGGTTCGTTCGGTTTGTGCGGGGCCGGGAATGGTTCGTGTTCGTGTTTGAATAACCAGACGGAGTTCCATTCCGGTGAGTGTTTTCCGGTTCAGACCGGCGACTTCTGTGGTTCCGGATGGCGGGAAAATAAAAGCTTCCGGGTTTTAAGGAGGAACGGCGTGGAGCTGCCGTACAAGGAGTTGATGGAGTATAAAATGATGTCGTCTTACGGTGAATGCGAAAGAACTTGTGAAAGGAACTGTAGCTGTTGGGGCGCGGTGTACAATAACGGGTCCGGGTTTTGTTACTTGATGGATTACCCGATCCAGAGTTTGGTGGGCGTTGGGGATGAGAGTAAGATGGGTTATTTTAAGGTGCGGGAGGGTGCAGGGAGGAATAAAATAAATGTGGGTGTGGGGGTTGGGATTGGGGTGGTTTGTGTGGCGCTTTTGATATTTGTTGGGGTAGTGGGTGTTTGGAGGTTTAGGGtgtggaggaggaagagaggagGAGGGGGGAAGAGGTTCATGGGTCAAGATGGCGGGGCTTCGCCCGGCCCATATAAGGATCTCGGGTCCGCAAGCTTTAGGTCCATTGAGATGGGTGGGCAAAATGGTTAG